One Primulina huaijiensis isolate GDHJ02 chromosome 8, ASM1229523v2, whole genome shotgun sequence genomic region harbors:
- the LOC140983127 gene encoding osmotin-like protein, giving the protein MANSLSSIVFLFIFFTFANATYSGLILTVVNNCPFTIWPAIQPNAGHPVLERGGFALNSLTHRSFPAPTAHWSGRIWARTQCTHANGHFSCETGDCGGRLECQGSGGAAPASLAQFSLHHGHTDLSSYAVSLVDGFNLPMTVTPHEGKGQCPVVGCRSDLLATCPHGLQLRASHGKVVGCKSGCAAFGTDELCCRHYYNSPQTCRASSYSEFFKHACPDTFTYAHDSPSLMHECSAPRELKVIFCH; this is encoded by the coding sequence ATGGCCAACTCTCTCTCTTCCATCGTTttcctcttcattttcttcacTTTCGCCAATGCTACGTACTCCGGCCTCATTTTAACAGTCGTAAACAACTGTCCCTTCACTATTTGGCCCGCCATCCAGCCCAACGCCGGCCACCCCGTTCTTGAGCGCGGTGGTTTCGCCCTCAACTCCCTCACCCACCGTTCTTTCCCAGCTCCCACCGCCCACTGGTCCGGCCGTATCTGGGCCCGCACCCAGTGCACCCACGCGAACGGCCACTTCTCCTGCGAAACAGGTGACTGCGGTGGCCGCTTAGAATGTCAAGGATCCGGCGGCGCCGCCCCCGCGTCCCTGGCTCAATTCTCTCTCCACCACGGCCACACTGACCTCTCCTCCTACGCTGTCAGCCTTGTGGATGGCTTCAACCTACCCATGACCGTGACTCCGCACGAAGGCAAGGGACAATGCCCCGTGGTGGGCTGTCGGTCTGACTTGCTCGCAACCTGTCCTCATGGACTGCAGTTAAGAGCTTCGCATGGGAAAGTTGTGGGGTGTAAGAGCGGATGCGCGGCCTTCGGGACAGATGAGCTTTGTTGCCGCCATTATTACAACAGCCCACAGACATGCCGTGCGTCGAGTTACTCGGAGTTCTTCAAGCATGCATGCCCAGATACTTTCACGTACGCGCATGATAGTCCGTCTCTGATGCATGAGTGCTCCGCTCCACGCGAACTCAAAGTCATTTTCTGCCATTAG
- the LOC140982687 gene encoding uncharacterized protein has translation MAMQAGIGISRILFIVGAGYTGTILMRNGKLSDILGELQNLVKGLEKSGESEGDSDAVASQVRRLAMEVRQLASSRQITVLNGSSGQSNLTALIVPAAALGAVGYGYMWWKGLSFSDLMYVTKQNMANAVSNLTKHLDHVTEALAAAKRHLTQRIENLDGKLDEQVEISKLIRNEVNDVRGDVSQIGFDLDELQRMVSGLDGKLLSLEGKQDLANAGVMYLCSIVNGRKMKIPDLLQDQFKLSGNSAPSLMGLKEIADSLASGNNLLTDGNVQEDSDKIPRTFSRTASSKC, from the exons ATGGCTATGCAGGCTGGGATAGGAATTTCGAGGATACTCTTCATCGTTGGAGCAG GTTATACGGGAACGATACTGATGAGGAACGGGAAATTATCAGATATATTGGGTGAACTGCAG AATCTAGTTAAGGGGCTGGAGAAATCGGGGGAATCAGAAGGGGATTCTGATGCAGTTGCTAGCCAG GTTCGTAGGCTAGCCATGGAGGTTCGGCAGCTGGCCTCGTCTAGGCAGATTACTGTTCTTAATGGAAGTTCTGGACAAA GTAACTTAACGGCTCTAATAGTGCCAGCAGCTGCTTTGGGAGCTGTGGGTTACGGATATATGTGGTGGAAG GGTCTTTCATTCTCAGACCTGATGTATGTAACCAAACAAAATATGGCAAATGCTGTTTCCAACTTGACAAAACATTTAGATCATGTGACGGAGGCCCTTGCA GCGGCCAAAAGACACTTGACACAGAGAATCGAGAACTTGGATGGGAAACTGGATGAGCAAGTAGAGATATCCAAATTAATTAGGAATGAG GTTAATGATGTACGTGGTGATGTTTCTCAAATTGGGTTTGATTTGGATGAATTGCAGAGGATGGTTTCTGGTTTG GATGGCAAGTTACTCTCGTTGGAAGGCAAACAG GACCTTGCAAATGCTGGGGTTATGTACCTGTGTAGCATTGTCAATGGAAGAAAGATGAAAATACCTGATTTGCTTCAG GATCAGTTTAAACTTTCTGGAAACTCAGCCCCAAGTCTAATG GGTCTCAAGGAGATTGCAGATTCTCTGGCTTCTGGAAATAATTTGTTGACCGATGGAAATGTGCAAGAGGACTCTGATAAGATTCCTCGAACCTTTTCGAg GACGGCTTCAAGCAAGTGTTGA
- the LOC140982679 gene encoding binding partner of ACD11 1-like isoform X1, whose protein sequence is MSITTVKVCHLSLGASERDVKEFFSFSGDIHYVEMRSDTERSQIAFVTFKDAQGAETAVLLSGATIVDMTVTVTLDPDYTLPPAASAPPQPSDKKTEGGPESALRKAEDVVSSMLAKGYNLGKESVNKAKAFDEKHQLTSTASAKVASFDKKTGLSEKISIGTSIVNDKVREVDDKLQVSEKAKSAFTVAEQTVSNAGSAIMKNRYVLTGATWVTGAFNKVTKAVGEVGQMTKEKVGNAEDERRRSMADDFTQVHSPESRKVSDSGEQQPSKPAPAQGLIL, encoded by the exons ATGTCG ATAACAACTGTCAAGGTCTGCCATCTCTCTCTTGGAGCATCTGAACGTGATGTCAAAGAGTTCTTTTCTTTCTCCGGTGATATTCATTATGTTGAAATGCGAAG TGATACAGAGCGATCACAAATCGCTTTTGTGACCTTCAAGGATGCACAAGGAGCAGAGACAGCGGTTCTTCTTTCG GGGGCTACAATCGTTGATATGACTGTAACAGTTACTCTGGATCCAGATTACACACTTCCTCCTGCTGCTTCTGCACCACCTCAG CCATCTGATAAGAAAACTGAAGGTGGTCCCGAATCTGCTTTGCGAAAGGCTGAGGATGTTGTTAGCAGCATGCTTGCGAAGGGTTATAACTTAGGCAAAGAGTCTGTTAACAAAGCAAAGGCATTTGATGAGAAGCATCAATTGACTTCTACAGCCAGTGCTAAAGTTGCTTCATTTGATAAGAAGACCGGACTGTCTGAGAAGATAAGTATTGGTACATCAATAGTTAACGATAAAGTTCGGGAAGTAGATGACAAACTTCAAGTTTCTGAGAAAGCAAAATCTGCATTTACCGTTGCTGAGCAAACCGTTAGCAATGCTGGATCCGCAATTATGAAGAACAGGTACGTGCTTACTGGTGCTACATGGGTGACCGGCGCTTTTAACAAAGTCACTAAAGCAGTGGGGGAAGTAGGCCAAATGACCAAGGAGAAAGTGGGAAATGCTGAAGATGAACGAAGAAGAAGCATGGCAGATGACTTTACTCAAGTTCATTCACCTGAGTCGCGTAAAGTCTCTGATTCTGGAGAGCAGCAGCCTTCCAAACCTGCTCCAGCACAAGGTTTAATCCTCTGA
- the LOC140982679 gene encoding binding partner of ACD11 1-like isoform X2 has translation MRSDTERSQIAFVTFKDAQGAETAVLLSGATIVDMTVTVTLDPDYTLPPAASAPPQPSDKKTEGGPESALRKAEDVVSSMLAKGYNLGKESVNKAKAFDEKHQLTSTASAKVASFDKKTGLSEKISIGTSIVNDKVREVDDKLQVSEKAKSAFTVAEQTVSNAGSAIMKNRYVLTGATWVTGAFNKVTKAVGEVGQMTKEKVGNAEDERRRSMADDFTQVHSPESRKVSDSGEQQPSKPAPAQGLIL, from the exons ATGCGAAG TGATACAGAGCGATCACAAATCGCTTTTGTGACCTTCAAGGATGCACAAGGAGCAGAGACAGCGGTTCTTCTTTCG GGGGCTACAATCGTTGATATGACTGTAACAGTTACTCTGGATCCAGATTACACACTTCCTCCTGCTGCTTCTGCACCACCTCAG CCATCTGATAAGAAAACTGAAGGTGGTCCCGAATCTGCTTTGCGAAAGGCTGAGGATGTTGTTAGCAGCATGCTTGCGAAGGGTTATAACTTAGGCAAAGAGTCTGTTAACAAAGCAAAGGCATTTGATGAGAAGCATCAATTGACTTCTACAGCCAGTGCTAAAGTTGCTTCATTTGATAAGAAGACCGGACTGTCTGAGAAGATAAGTATTGGTACATCAATAGTTAACGATAAAGTTCGGGAAGTAGATGACAAACTTCAAGTTTCTGAGAAAGCAAAATCTGCATTTACCGTTGCTGAGCAAACCGTTAGCAATGCTGGATCCGCAATTATGAAGAACAGGTACGTGCTTACTGGTGCTACATGGGTGACCGGCGCTTTTAACAAAGTCACTAAAGCAGTGGGGGAAGTAGGCCAAATGACCAAGGAGAAAGTGGGAAATGCTGAAGATGAACGAAGAAGAAGCATGGCAGATGACTTTACTCAAGTTCATTCACCTGAGTCGCGTAAAGTCTCTGATTCTGGAGAGCAGCAGCCTTCCAAACCTGCTCCAGCACAAGGTTTAATCCTCTGA
- the LOC140982680 gene encoding syntaxin-22-like: MSFQDLESGRGLGSMRRGLVNGKQDPTQAVASGIFQINTAVSTFQRLVNTLGTAKDTPELREKLHKTRLHIGQLVKDTSDKLKLASENDHRMEGAASKKITDAKLAKDFQAVLKEFQKAQRLAAERETAYTPFVSHAVLPSSYTASEIDVSSDKSPEQRALLVESRRQEILLLDNEIAFNEAIIDEREQGIQEIQQQIGEVNEIFKDLAVLVHEQGVMIDDISSNIEGSHAATAQGKTQLVKAAKTQRSNSSLTCLLLVIFGIVLLIVIVVLAA, translated from the exons ATGAGTTTTCAGGATCTTGAATCGGGCAGGGGATTGGGGTCGATGAGGAGGGGTCTTGTGAATGGGAAGCAGGATCCGACGCAGGCCGTTGCTTCTGGAATATTCCAGATTAACACCGCCGTCTCGACCTTCCAACGCCTCGTTAACACCCTTGGTACTGCCAAGGACACGCCCGAGCTCCGTGAAAAGct GCATAAAACCCGCCTACATATAGGTCAGTTGGTGAAGGATACTTCAGATAAACTTAAGCTAGCGAGTGAAAATGACCATCGTATGGAAGGCGCT GCCAGCAAGAAAATTACAGATGCAAAACTTGCTAAAGATTTTCAAGCTGTATTAAAAGAATTTCAGAAGGCACAGCGGCTTGCTGCTGAGAGGGAGACAGCATATACTCCTTTTGTCAGCCATGCAGTGCTTCCTTCTAG CTATACGGCTAGTGAAATTGACGTAAGTTCAGACAAGAGTCCAGAACAGCGAGCTCTTCTTGTCGAATCTAGAAG GCAAGAAATTTTACTATTGGACAATGAGATTGCATTCAACGAGGCCATAATAGATGAAAGGGAACAGGGTATACAAgaaatacaacaacaaatcggTGAAGTAAATGAGATTTTCAAAGACCTCGCCGTGCTTGTTCATGAGCAAGGAGTTATGATTG ATGATATTAGCTCCAACATTGAGGGTTCTCATGCTGCAACCGCTCAAGGGAAAACCCAACTTGTCAAAGCAGCCAAGACCCAGAGGTCAAATTCGTCTTTG ACTTGTTTATTGCTCGTGATTTTTGGCATTGTGCTTCTCATAGTGATTGTAGTCCTCGCTGCCTGA
- the LOC140982678 gene encoding heat shock factor protein HSF8-like, translated as MEVPDSRLSSSPGKVGGDGLSPPEPMPSANVPPPFLAKTYDMVNDSSTDKIVSWSASDNSFVVWDSSLFSRDLLPKYFKHNNFSSFVRQLNTYGFRKVDPDRWEFANEGFLRGQKHLLKGISRRKPAHSQPHQQQPPIGQSSSVGACVEVGKFGLEEEVERLKRDKNVLMQELVRLRQQQQTTDGQLKTMVQRLQGMEQRQQQMMSFLAKAVNSPGFLAQFMHQPTDSNRRITEGNKKRRLKQEDVSDYNSVSNASDGQIIKYQPLINEAAKAMLKQILKLGSTRLENVVNDSDSFLMDNCSSPSTTLDSGNSINHHVSGMTLLEAPPIAGLSFTPSGIPIEAFDSALRTEVRSDTVCPAVSDQYFGVSPQIAAQGPPITLPPVGDTISDISQIIPESNGIMGTETENDTLMETILLSPSSKIPMDIGGLSPDSQIEWDSEELPGIGDPFWETFLRSPFPSEIETDSNLTDEFLEAGDKSQRMELLTEQMGNLSSNAKKL; from the exons ATGGAGGTGCCAGATTCTCGTTTGTCTTCCAGCCCCGGGAAGGTGGGCGGCGATGGGCTTTCTCCGCCGGAGCCGATGCCTTCAGCGAATGTTCCTCCACCATTCCTTGCAAAAACCTATGACATGGTGAATGACTCGAGCACAGATAAGATCGTGTCATGGAGCGCTTCGGATAATAGTTTTGTTGTTTGGGACTCTTCCTTGTTTTCCAGGGACTTGCTTCCTAAGTACTTCAAACACAATAATTTCTCTAGCTTCGTTCGCCAACTTAATACATAT GGTTTTAGAAAAGTTGATCCAGACCGCTGGGAGTTTGCAAATGAGGGTTTCTTAAGAGGACAAAAGCATCTTCTTAAAGGTATCAGTCGAAGGAAGCCCGCACATTCCCAGCCTCATCAACAGCAACCACCAATTGGACAGAGTTCTTCTGTTGGAGCATGTGTCGAGGTTGGGAAATTTGGGCTCGAAGAGGAAGTTGAAAGGCTTAAGAGGGACAAGAATGTGCTAATGCAGGAGCTTGTAAGGTTGAGGCAACAGCAGCAAACCACTGATGGGCAGTTAAAAACAATGGTTCAGCGTCTTCAGGGTATGGAACAACGTCAACAACAAATGATGTCTTTCCTAGCAAAAGCTGTGAACAGCCCTGGTTTTCTTGCTCAGTTTATGCACCAGCCAACTGACAGCAACAGACGTATAACTGAAGGCAACAAAAAAAGGAGACTAAAGCAGGAAGATGTTTCGGATTATAATTCTGTTAGCAATGCTTCCGATGGTCAGATCATTAAATATCAACCTTTGATAAACGAGGCAGCAAAAGCGATGCTAAAACAGATTTTAAAACTGGGTTCTACTAGGTTAGAAAATGTCGTTAATGATTCAGATAGTTTCTTGATGGATAACTGTTCATCCCCGTCCACTACACTGGACTCTGGCAATTCTATAAACCATCATGTTTCGGGAATGACTCTTCTAGAGGCACCTCCTATTGCAGGGCTGTCATTCACACCATCGGGCATACCAATTGAAGCTTTTGATTCTGCACTGAGAACCGAGGTTCGATCAGATACCGTCTGTCCTGCTGTGTCTGACCAATATTTCGGTGTGAGTCCTCAGATAGCAGCACAAGGGCCTCCTATTACCCTTCCGCCGGTTGGTGATACCATATCGGACATTTCTCAGATTATTCCAGAAAGCAATGGTATCATGGGAACGGAAACAGAGAACGATACTCTTATGGAAACTATATTATTATCACCGAGTAGCAAAATCCCGATGGACATAGGTGGACTTTCTCCTGATTCTCAAATCGAATGGGACAGTGAAGAACTTCCTGGAATTGGTGATCCTTTCTGGGAAACATTTCTTCGGAGTCCATTTCCATCGGAGATCGAGACTGACTCCAATTTAACCGATGAATTTCTTGAGGCAGGTGATAAATCTCAGCGCATGGAACTGCTAACCGAGCAGATGGGGAATCTATCATCAAATGCCAAGAAACTTTAA